CGTCTCATGGCGGCTGGCAAACACATCGGCAAGGTAGTGGTTGCCTTCACGGATGCGTTTGTGAACCGTCGCAGCGAAGCTCCGGCTCCGGGCTTTGAAGTGAAGTCCGATGGCACCTATCTCATCACCGGAGGTTTCGGCGGCTTCGGCCGCGTGCTTTCCAACTGGCTGGTCGATTGCGGTGCTCGTCACCTGTCCCTGGTCGGTCGTAGCGGTGCTTCCACGGCGGAGGCGAAAGCTTTCGTCAAGGATCTCGAAGGCCGTGGCGTCAATGTCCAGATCATCAAGGCTGATGCCGGAGAACCTGCGGATGTCACCCGCATGCTTCAGGAAGTGGAGGCGGCTAAGGTGCCGCTGAAAGGCGTCTTCCATCTGGCCATGGTCATTGATGATGCGCCGATGGGTGTGCTGAACCGTGAACGCATGCGCACCGTCTTGGCTCCCAAAGCCTTGGGTGCCTGGATGCTGCATGAAGGCACGCTGGATCAGAACCTCGACTGCTTTGTCATGTTCTCCTCCATCTCCAGTGTGTTTGGCAACCCGGCCCAGAGTAACTACTCCGGTGCCAACGCCTTCCTCGACTCGCTGGCCCATCATCGCCGCGCTCTCGGACTGCCTGCGCTGGCCGTGAACTGGGGTGTGCTGGGTGGTGAAGGATATGTCGCCCGCAACGAGAAGGTGGCTGAGTTCCTGGCCCGCCAGGGCACCTCTGCTATTACTCCGGGTGAAGTTACTTCCCTGCTGGAAACCTTCCTCACCGCCGGTTCTGCCCAGGTGGCTGCCCTGCGTGTGGACTGGAGCAAATGGCGTCAGTCCTTCCGCGGGCTGCAGGAGAATCCGCTGCTCGAACACATCTTCGCCGCAGGCGTGGACAGTGCCGAATCTGGCGGAGTCACGAGCGACTGGCGTGGCAAGATCGATGCGGCACCGGCCGAGGAACGTGTGGGGCTCATTGCCCAGGCGCTCCGTGAAGTGGTCGGCTCTGTGCTCCGCGTGAAACCGGACAGCCTGCGCGATGACCAACCGCTCACGGATTTGGGTCTGGACTCCCTCATGGGGGTGGAGATCGAAAACCTCATCGAGAGCACCATCGGCGTGGCTCTACCGCCGACCAGCCTCATGCGTGCCCGCACCATCGGCCAACTTGCTGCGCTGATCGGTGAGCACCTGGGCGCTGCTTCCGGTTCCGGGTCTGCGGCTCCAGCCAAACCAGCCGCTCCGGCGGTGGTCGAGGCTGCACCCTCCGTGGAGGAAATCGATCTGGATGCCATCTCCGATGCCGACATCGCCAGCCTGCTGGATGATGAACCAGCCGCTAAAGCAGCTCCGCTGGAGAAGTCTGACACGGCATCTTCGGCGAAGAAGTCTAAATCCAAAGCGAAGGCCTGAGTCCGAATGTCACAGGATCTCCGAGCCAATCTCAAACAGTGGCTGGAGAGCGGTGAAATCCGTCTCCAGCCCCTGAGTCTGCCGCAGCGGGAACTCTGGGAAAACTCCCCGGTTCCTCCTGGCGATATTGGGAACCACATCTGTGCCTTCATTGAGGTAACGGGCCACATCACGCCGGAGGATTGCCGCGAGGCACTTCGTTTGGTTGTGGAGCGGCAAGAGGTGCTGCGCCTTTCCTTCTTACCGGGGAAAGGCCAGCCCTTTCAGATGATTCGAGTGACCGGCACCGTGGCGATGAACTATCGTGAATTGCCACCCGAACAGCATTCCCAAGAAGCACTGGAAGAGGTCATGGAAGAGATCTTCCGCCAGCCTTTCGACATGCTGCGTGGGCCGCTCTATCGCGTTGAGATGCTTCAGCGAGGTCCCAACCGACAGGTGCTGGTTTTTGCCATTCACCATGCCATCGCCGATGGCTGGACCTTGGGTGTCTTTGTTCAGGATCTGGCCGGGGCTTATCTCCAGAGCAAGATGAGCAAGGGCACCCCGCTGCCTCTGCCTGACATGACTTACACGGCCTGGGCTGCGACTGAACGCGCGGCTTGGCAACCGGGACCGGAGATGGATTCCCGCATCAAGTTCTGGAAGGAGCAGTTCACCGAAATCCCACGGCTGTGGGAGCGACCAGCGGACCTAGAAGATCGTTCGGGTAAACTCACACGCTGGGCCTCCAGCGTTCCTCCTGAGGCCACGCGCGAGATTCGAGCTCTGGCCAAGAGCATTGGGGTCACTTTGTTCAACACGCTGCTCACGGCTTTCCAGATCACCCTGGCGCAATGGACCGGCAAAACCGACATCATCGTCGGCAGCCCCGTGGCGAATCGTAACTACGCCGCTGCAAAGGAAACCATGGGTTACTTCGCAGGGGTTGTGCCTCTGCGTGGTCGGGTCAATGCCCAACTTCCTTTCGCGACAGCGGCTAAGGCGATGCAAGACCAAACGATGGACTGCTTTGCCAATGCGATGCCCTTTGCCGAATTGGCCAAGGCATTGGGGCTCGCACTCGAAGAGGGGCACAATCCGATCTTCGATGTTCGGTTTGCCCTGCAAAACCATCCCGTGCCTGATGTCACGCTTCCTAGCTTAGCGTTTAAGCTGCGCATGCGCTCCACCGGCACGGCGCGTTTTGACCTCGCCTGCGAAGTCACTGAAGACGGAGATGAGTTGGAAGTGGTGTGGCTCTATCGTCCGTCTCTTTTTGACAAAACGGACATGGAAGAACTCAATCGCCGCTATCAGAAGGTGCTGGCAGACGTATTCCATTCTCCCCACACTGCCATCTCCAGCCTCACAGCCTGACCGAATGTGATGAATGCATCGACCACATCCTCCGATCCGCTGAATCTGAATGTCCAAGGCGATCTCGCCGATCCCCATGAAGCGCATTGGATCAGCCGTTCGGCCTTTCAGATCCTGGTCTTCATTTTGGTCTTCATTCAGGCTGGTCTGTTCGCCTCTCTTTATTATGACGTCACCTGGCTGACCGTCGTGACGACACTGCTGGCTGGGCATTTCATGCACGGTGTGCTCATTGGCTTTCATGAAGCCTCGCACGGGTTGCTGCGCAAGAATCGCACCTTCAATGAGTTTGATGGCGTCTTCATCGGCATGTTAAGCCTCACCAGCTTCACGCTCTATCGTGTGCTGCATCAGA
Above is a window of Prosthecobacter debontii DNA encoding:
- a CDS encoding condensation domain-containing protein encodes the protein MSQDLRANLKQWLESGEIRLQPLSLPQRELWENSPVPPGDIGNHICAFIEVTGHITPEDCREALRLVVERQEVLRLSFLPGKGQPFQMIRVTGTVAMNYRELPPEQHSQEALEEVMEEIFRQPFDMLRGPLYRVEMLQRGPNRQVLVFAIHHAIADGWTLGVFVQDLAGAYLQSKMSKGTPLPLPDMTYTAWAATERAAWQPGPEMDSRIKFWKEQFTEIPRLWERPADLEDRSGKLTRWASSVPPEATREIRALAKSIGVTLFNTLLTAFQITLAQWTGKTDIIVGSPVANRNYAAAKETMGYFAGVVPLRGRVNAQLPFATAAKAMQDQTMDCFANAMPFAELAKALGLALEEGHNPIFDVRFALQNHPVPDVTLPSLAFKLRMRSTGTARFDLACEVTEDGDELEVVWLYRPSLFDKTDMEELNRRYQKVLADVFHSPHTAISSLTA